The Caloenas nicobarica isolate bCalNic1 chromosome 15, bCalNic1.hap1, whole genome shotgun sequence genome includes a region encoding these proteins:
- the MYLK2 gene encoding myosin light chain kinase 2, skeletal/cardiac muscle, giving the protein MERGGGVDSVPGTGGAGGTAPPKAEANTTQPVPAALQAVPPQEGMAAPTEGIVAAATGLQDEGKDKAGQQKAPVAAAARDGAQAEPGEAKPVGAAGGGKAEPTQETTLTAPEPGDGGTAAADEEAPAAQHGGGTAASAEGKVPVAAKAQDRGKHEPRKEKGPAVGEPKGGQAEMKGLAAGEAQDAGKDKPTKDQASGGGKAEPAEEKAPAAAEAEGGKTKPGEVTVLAAQRAQDGGKEEPAKEKNTADVKGRDGEKKAAKAEKTPADKKPSKEKAPATVKAQNEENKIAKAEKAPAAKKAQDGGKEEPAKEKGPAPMKEKAPAAAKAQDGEKAAAKAEKTPAAKKPQDGSKKEPAKEEAPSAVKVQDRGKKTAKVEKTLVTSKAENGSKEEPAKEENTAAAKEKVSAPVKAHDGEKKAEKVETPRAPAEARAGGKEPVGAVATAAVKVQGEGEKMAKVAGMEAQQQARGSEPLRPALLQSLSCPAACQREEPPLLEAAALEPILEETPAVEPRDGLAAPGPAPPVLGDVQPLESPGPSGSADTPQERTLPGAPGQPLHPAGAAEQPGPGGEPSSTEAEPPPSPFLTPDFGKEDPFEILDDVPPPPAPFAHRIVTLRSTSVSSQYDLSSKDILGGGKFGEVHTCMEKQTGLKLAAKVIRKQGAKDKEMVLLEIDVMNQLNHRNLIQLYDAIETPREIVLFMEFVEGGELFERIIDDDYHLTEVDCMVFVRQICEGIRFMHHMRVLHLDLKPENILCVTATGHMVKIIDFGLARRYNPQEKLKVNFGTPEFLSPEVVNYEQVSYSTDMWSMGVITYMLLSGLSPFLGDNDTETLNNVLAANWYFDEETFESISDEAKDFVSNLIIKEKSARMSAGQCLQHPWLNNLAEKAKRCNRRLKSQVLLKKYVMRRRWKKNFIGVCAANRFKKITSSGSLTALGV; this is encoded by the exons AtggagcggggcggcggggtgGACAGTGTGCCTGGCACCGGGggggctggtggcacagccccCCCCAAAGCAGAAGCTAACACAACCCAGCCggtcccagcagctctgcaagctGTCCCGCCCCAGGAGGGGATGGCAGCACCCACAGAAGGGATAGTGGCAGCTGCTACTGGGTTGCAGGATGAAGGGAAGGACAAGGCTGGGCAGCAGAAGGCTCCAGTGGCTGCTGCGGCACGGGATGGGGCACAGGCAGAACCCGGGGAGGCAAAGCCTGTGGGAGCGGCTGGAGGAGGGAAGGCAGAGCCCACGCAGGAGACAACTCTGACCGCTCCGGAGCCCGGGGATGGAGGGACGGCAGCGGCAGACGAGGAGGCTCCAGCTGCGCAGCATGGCGGAGGGACGGCAGCATCTGCCGAGGGGAAGGTGCCAGTGGCCGCCAAGGCTCAGGACAGAGGGAAGCATGAGCCCAGGAAGGAGAAGGGTCCAGCTGTAGGAGAGCCCAAAGGAGGACAGGCAGAGATGAAGGGCCTGGCTGCAGGAGAGGCTCAGGACGCAGGGAAGGACAAGCCCACGAAGGATCAGGCCTCTGGTGGTGGGAAAGCGGAGCCTGCAGAGGAGAAGGCTCCggctgcagcagaggcagaaggagGGAAGACAAAACCTGGGGAGGTGACGGTCTTGGCTGCACAACGGGCTCaggatggaggcaaagaagagcctgcaaaggagaaaaacacagcTGATGTAAAAGGTCgggatggagagaagaaagctgcaaaggcagagaaaacCCCTGCTGATAAAAAGCCTTCAAAGGAGAAAGCTCCAGCTACTGTAAAGGCTCAGAATGAAGAGAATAAAAtagcaaaggcagaaaaagcccCAGCTGCAAAAAAGGCTcaagatggaggcaaagaggAGCCTGCAAAGGAGAAAGGCCCAGCTCCTATGAAGGAGAAggccccagcagctgcaaagGCTCAGGATGGAGAGAAGGCGGcagcaaaggcagagaaaacTCCAGCTGCAAAGAAGCCTCAGGACGGAAGCAAAAAAGAGCCTGCAAAGGAGGAAGCCCCATCTGCTGTGAAGGTgcaggacagagggaagaaaactgcaaaggTGGAAAAAACTCTAGTTACATCAAAGGCTGAGAATGGAAGCAAAGAAGAGCctgcaaaggaggaaaacacGGCTGCTGCAAAGGAGAAGGTCTCAGCTCCTGTAAAGGCCCAtgatggagagaagaaagctgaaaaggTGGAGACCCCCAGAGCTCCAGcagaggccagggctgggggcaaGGAGCCCGTAGGAGCAGTGGCCACGGCTGCTGTGAAGGTTCAGGGTGAAGGAGAGAAAATGGCAAAGGTGGCAGGGATGGAGGCGCAGCAGCAGGCGAGGGGCTCTGAGCCCCTCcgtccagctctgctgcagagccTGAGCTGCCCGGCCGCCTGCCAAAG GGAGGAGCCCCCcttgctggaggcagcagcactggagcCGATACTGGAGGAGACACCGGCGGTGGAGCCAAGAGATGGTCTGGCAGCGCCTGGCCCTGCCCCGCCAGTCCTGGGGGATGTGCAGCCCCTGGAGTCCCCAGGCCCCTCGGGGAGCGCTGACACCCCCCAGGAGAGGACATTGCCCGGTGCCCCGGGGCAGCCCCTCCATCCTGCTGGGGCCGCGGAGCAGCCTGGCCCCGGGGGGGAACCCTCCTCGACAGAGGCAGagccgccccccagccccttcctcacccccgATTTTGGGAAGGAAGATCCTTTCGAGATTCTGG ATGACGTCCCCCCGCCACCGGCACCCTTTGCACACCGCATCGTCACCCTGCGGTCCACCAGTGTCAGCTCCCAGTATGACCTCAGCTCCAAGGACATCCTGGGGGG GGGCAAGTTTGGGGAAGTCCACACGTGTATGGAGAAGCAGACAGGGCTCAAGCTGGCGGCCAAAGTGATCCGGAAACAGGGTGCCAAGGACAAG GAGATGGTGCTGCTGGAGATCGACGTGATGAACCAGCTGAACCACCGCAACCTCATCCAGCTCTACGATGCTATCGAGACCCCCCGGGAGATCGTCCTCTTCATGGAGTT CGTGGAAGGCGGAGAGCTCTTTGAGCGGATCATCGATGATGACTACCACCTGACAGAGGTAGACTGCATGGTGTTCGTCCGGCAGATCTGCGAGGGCATCCGCTTCATGCACCACATGCGTGTTCTCCACCTCGACCTCAAG cccgAGAACATTCTCTGTGTCACTGCCACCGGGCACATGGTGAAGATCATCGACTTTGGGCTGGCTCGAAG ATACAACCCCCAGGAGAAGCTAAAGGTGAACTTCGGCACCCCCGAATTCCTCTCTCCCGAGGTGGTCAACTACGAGCAGGTCTCCTACTCCACGGACATGTGGAGCATGGGCGTCATCACCTACATGCT gcTCAGCGGCCTCTCCCCCTTCCTGGGTGACAACGACACTGAGACGCTCAACAATGTCCTGGCTGCCAACTGGTACTTTGACGAGGAGACCTTTGAGAGCATCTCCGATGAAGCCAAGGACTTCGTCTCAAACCTCATCATCAAAGAGAAGAG TGCCCGGATGAGTGCCGGCCAgtgcctgcagcatccctggctcAACAACCTGGCAGAAAAGGCCAAGCGCTGCAACCGCCGGCTCAAGTCCCAGGTGCTGCTCAAGAAATACGTCATGCGGCGGCGCTGGAAG aaaaacttCATTGGGGTGTGTGCTGCAAACCGCTTCAAGAAGATCACCAGCTCAGGCTCACTGACGGCGCTGGGCGTCTGA